In the bacterium genome, one interval contains:
- a CDS encoding dockerin type I domain-containing protein, with the protein MKAARTMRTTMMKNLLRSALPLAAACVAFPAAAGSLNLAWAPSPDEVTAGYKLEVLTDDGRVVSTIDAKEATTAAVDHLADGQFYRFRVRPYDQWGNAGEPSAEVRTMPSPKVFGVDRFAFVGGQATFVLSGANFAPGARVVSLRPGMVVGSVQVLSDSAVRVAAAGPAASLAPLPGELVVHNPVRRSDAFVAAHPELLDVDHSGTVDAQDLGIVAALFGVDSRSPRYNPDADVNGDGLIDGEDASLVRARLAPDPEEQKAP; encoded by the coding sequence GTGAAGGCCGCGAGGACGATGAGGACGACGATGATGAAGAACCTGCTCCGTTCCGCCCTTCCGCTCGCCGCCGCCTGCGTCGCGTTCCCCGCGGCGGCGGGATCCCTGAACCTGGCCTGGGCGCCGAGCCCGGACGAGGTGACGGCCGGCTACAAGCTCGAGGTGCTGACCGACGACGGCCGGGTGGTCTCGACGATCGACGCGAAGGAAGCGACGACCGCCGCCGTGGACCACCTCGCCGACGGGCAGTTCTACCGCTTCCGCGTCCGCCCCTACGACCAGTGGGGGAACGCGGGGGAGCCGAGCGCCGAGGTGCGGACGATGCCCTCGCCCAAGGTCTTCGGCGTGGACCGCTTCGCCTTCGTCGGCGGCCAGGCGACCTTCGTGCTCTCCGGGGCGAACTTCGCCCCGGGGGCGCGGGTGGTCTCCCTCCGTCCGGGGATGGTCGTCGGCTCGGTTCAGGTGCTGTCCGACTCCGCCGTGCGCGTCGCGGCGGCGGGCCCGGCGGCGTCCCTCGCGCCGCTCCCGGGCGAGCTGGTCGTCCACAACCCGGTGCGCCGCTCCGACGCGTTCGTGGCCGCGCACCCCGAGCTGCTCGACGTGGACCACTCCGGAACGGTCGACGCCCAGGACCTCGGGATCGTCGCCGCGCTCTTCGGCGTCGACTCCCGCTCGCCGCGCTACAACCCCGACGCCGACGTCAACGGCGACGGCCTGATCGACGGGGAGGACGCCTCGCTCGTCCGCGCCCGTCTCGCTCCGGACCCCGAGGAGCAAAAAGCTCCTTGA